tgttcgtCCATCATGCTGAACTGTTTCGCCAAATAACCttgtccctcctcctctcctctccccacaGTGGAGGCCCAGCTGGCCCAGCAGGCGGTGTGCAAGGTGCGCACAGAGGTGATGGAGGTGACTCGGTCCATGCTGGACCGCCGCAACGCCAACTTCCTGCTGTGGCCGCCCTGCGTGGAGGTGCAGCGCTGCTCCGGCTGCTGCAACACCAGGGCGCTGCAGTGCGTCCCCACCGTCACGGCCACGCGGTACCTGCAGGTACGCAACGCTCCCGCCCTCCACACCCCAccaccggacccccccccccccccagacagccTGGGTGGACCTGCCTCGTCACCGCGATGTGTCGCCGTGTCACCGTTCCCACGGCAACAGCTGGAAGAACATATCTGAGCGTTACTGTAAAGCTGAAATCCGCCATTCCCTCCATCCGTTTCCTCCCTACGGCGGCAAGAACTACAAAGGAGGCGTGGCCAGCACTGCCGCTGGCCAGCTCATCAGTCCAACTTCTCCGCCACTTCCTTAAATAGTTCTCCTTCCGTCCGTGTACTTGAGGATGTTCacctccttcagctgacacaacataaGAGTTggtccagtggcgcccccagaaatctttcataggggggggggggggccaaatggggccactgaaaatcttggggtggcacaccaaaaccaaaagccatggctgaatttctggaattctatgctgctgttgcatCATAGAATTCtgtttaatgtgttatgtatctgtatatattgtaacatgttaaacatTCATTGTTACATTGTAAACGTCCagaaatgaaaatatcagatagaagcatattctgcatatgcgactcgtgactgggggggggggggggccagcgGGAGGGCAagagatagtatcagggtggccgtggccacccctggccacccctggggggcgccactgagtttgtctcctcgtctgtctggAAATGCGTGGTTCTGCCTCCatcactcgccatgttgatacggTGGAGGCTAGTCCCCGTCGACGCAGAGaatggtcaactgagcatgcgcaagtactcgtcgcctccgttgtttgggtaggttaaggtcgGGGTcaggggcggggttagggttacagttagctaatcagacgcagagtaggggcgggtcttcctagaatcccaaCGCCTGGACgccacgcggggcgtgtggaggcgcggcggaggcatttcgcgcatgcccagttgaccgttctctactcccatTTCCCTTCTCTGCAGGGACGGGGACTAGCCTCCACCGTGTTGATACCACGCTGtcccacttccgggtgaaagaccgccgcgggaccTACGGAGCATGCGCGGAACGCCTAGGCCGGTTCTGAAGCGTAGACACGCCGGAGTAAATCCGCAGGCGGTTCCCTGCCTCCGCGTCGCGCATCCAAACCTTGCAACGAGCGCCTTATCTAACCCCTAATGGACACGTCATACGCTGAATAACTACACCCTCCAAGCACCTACACCCACACCTCTGTGCCATGCATGCTGTATACAGTTTATATACACTCAGCACTTtgtttctctccatctgtctccctTTGTCGTCttacgtgtctgtctctctcctccctgcCACGTGTGTCCACCAGGTGATCAAGATCCAGTACATCAACAGAAACCCCCATTATGAAAAGGCCATCATCCCGGTGGAGGACCACGTCAGCTGCAGATGCCaggacccctcctcctcctcctcctcctcctcctcggctcCTGTCCCTCGTGCCCCCGCCCAGGCCAACCCCAAgcctcccccacctcccccccagCAGCCCCCGGCAGCCCCGCAGCCCGTCCCTCCCGCCCCACCCAAGACCTACGCCTCCAAGGCGGACCTCCACCGCCACGACGACCTGAAACACAACCAGCAGCACTACCACGTGGAGGAGAGGGAGTCGGTGGCCCGGCAGTGGCAACCGGGCAGATATACCCAGatggcgcgctggacgcagcccCGGGTGCACCACGGGCCCACCCACGCCCTGGCCGGGGGACACCCCCAAACGGGGGTGCACACGCCAACCCACCCCGTCACAGGCGCACACGGGCAGGCCGGCAGCCGGGCTTCAGACGCGAGGGCGGAGCAAGGGGCTGGTGGAGGTGTCCGGCAAGCACCTCCTAGGGAGGGCGGGCCCGGAAGTGGGAGCGACGGGGGCAAGGAGGACGTCGGTGTGCACCGAGATCACAGCGTGGGGGAGGTGCCGCATCCTGACCACGCacagaggcagcagcagcagcatcatcagGTGCAGCATCATCAGGTGCagcatcatcagcagcagcatcagtacCACCAACATAAGCAGCATCAACAGCAGCCGTATCAGCCATACAACCACGGCCTGGCGGCAGAGAACCCGGAGCTGAGGAGTCAATACAGATTCAACGCTCCCCAGTCGGACAGTGCCTCCCCGCCCGGTGAGCCCACAGcaccgccccgcctagagccacAAAACAACTCCACATCTCCTGCACTCGCCAGTCAGAAATACCCAGCCCAGACAAGGGCCGACAGCACAAAGCACACAGAGTTTAAACACGGCGAGCAGACAGAGACTCACACAGCCAATCGCAAGGCAGCAAATGAGAGGGAGAACCCCGGGCCAGCCAGCAGCGGCGCGTCGGAGCTGGCCAACCACAAGACCGACAAAGACTCTGACTCCATCGACAGGGAGCGGTCGTtcacagaggaggagagaaggcAGAAACTCCTCGAGATTGTAAAGGGCGATCCGGATCGACCGCCTCGCCTTCATCCTCACCCcgctgaccaccatcaccatcatcctcACCCTCGACCAAAGCCGACCAAAACAGGTATTGCACCACtctatgtactgtgtgtgtgtgtgtgtgtgtttaatggctACCAACCCATACTAGCATGGTGGGAAACAACTAACGGACACCCCCCCTGCAGGAACAGGGGAAACCCCGCGGCCGTGTTCGGTACTCGGTGTGGgtctgtgtgcacatgcacgcctGTATTGTAATTTCAGCAATCACTGGTAATAGTACGAGAGTAAGTATGCGAGCTTCCTGGCCAGGAAGCAGCAGAGTTCCTGCCCACTGTAAACTGTATATGGGCGACTAAACAGCGTGAGCACATGTGTCCTGCTATTCTTCCTCAATAGCCCCCCCGGGGGGCCCTGCAGCCAGGGAACCGCAGTTCCCTCTGACTCACAAACCTGCTGGGCGTCACGGGCATTGTTATCGAGGCCTCAAGGTTACCGAGTACCGTCCAGTGTTGCAGTTTcatccttctttctctctttcttttacaccgcctctcactctctcgctcctccccctctctcgctcctctccctctcttcactcgTTGCCTCGGCTGCGATCACGTCGCACGACCGCGTCTTCGGGTCATGTGGGCGGcggggtggcgcagcggttagcgccgtcgcctcaagGCAAAGagggtccagggttcgaaccctcgGCGTTGTCCAACCTCGGTGGTCATCCCCAAGGTCGTCCTCTTGCGTGGAGCTTGCacgttcgccccgtgtctgcgccCGGATAGCAAAGTTGCCGTGGGCCGGACCCGTCcagcacccgacactttcatccggcccacatacgggGGGGAATGGTGGCACTCGGGcggtcctgtttgccagatctgggccagaaccaagccatagcagtgccgcatatttgccaaaggtggcccatatgtgttgtGTGATATTAGGACcgtgttcaccatttaccacacgggccacttcagggtcacatccagaccacattgAGAAGGcccgcccccttttctcctccgGTTGGGCGGCGGTGACATAGGGGGGGATTCGAACGTTTTCCCGCGCTCAGGGCGTGCTCCAAACCTGCAGGGCACGACGGTGGATAAAGAGCGAGGAGGTGCCAGGGGGCATCAGCGGGGAACCCACGGAGAACAATGAGGGAAAGGGCGCCTCCCACTGCTGAAACCCTGTCCGGCGCTGGCagcgtctctctctctaacacgcCGATATGCACCACCCCTGCTTTTCATTGGTTTCTGCCCCTCACCCTATTTCCTGCTCTCACACACCCTCTCACCCTGTCCGCTTCGCTAGTCTCCCCCATACACCTCGCCGGCCTCCCTCCGCCGCCACTTCTGCCACCGGCGTGCACATATCAAGTCCATAACACGGATACTGGATCTGACCCAGATTGTTTTTCTCCCTTCTGTCTTGCCCAACAGCACCCACGGTAGCCCCCGGCCTGCCTTTGTTATCCCGGGCCCCCTTTCGCCCGGCCCTGCCTCGCCGCAGGAGGAAGTACCGCAGTCGGATCAGCAAAGCAGCCATCAGAGCCATGATCATGTAGAGCCGGAGGTGAGAGCGAGTGATTACTCGTGTTATCCTGACATCTTACTAGATTACTGATTATCGTATTGTCGCTCTGTTACTCATTGGTCACACAGGGGACGACTGTGGACGGCTGTGCTTTTGGCACCACATGTTGTGGTCCCAGGTGGCAAATCCAGGTCCAGGAAGTAGAagtcctaaccatgtatttgctccacccatgtgccaaaccagctgattctaatcccTCGTCAGCTTGACAGGGTCATGAAACCAGCTGATTTAGGACACGGGTGGAAGAAATACATGGTTGGGATTTGTACTGTCTGGACCGGGCCTTGCCATCTCTGGTTGTGGTTTGTGTCAAGACGGtaaagcaaagtatacagagagacagagaggaggaacCGGGGAAGGGAGGGCAGAAATGGCAGAAATCAaggctgattgattgattgattgattgattgattgattgattgattgattgatttattgattgatttagCATTTACAAAGGATCTTGTAGAGGGAGGTCGGGATTACTTGTCAGTATTTAGACACGTCTGTCTGACACGTCTCTTGTTTTCCAGGGAAAACGGGAACGCCATCCTGTCAGACAGGGCAGAAATGGCATAAATCAaggctgattgattgattgattgattgattgattgattgattgattgattgattgattgattgattgattgatttagcaTTTACAAAGGATCTTGTAGAGGGAGGTCGGGATTACTTGTCAGTATTTAGACACGTCTGTCTGACACGTCTCTTGTTTTCCAGGGAAAACGGGAACGCCATCCTGTCAGACAGGGCAGAAATGGCATAAATCAaggctgattgattgattgattgattgattgattgatttagcaTTTACAAAGGATCTTGTAGAGGGAGGTCGGGATTACTTGTCAGTATTTAGACACGTCTGTCTGACACGTCTCTTGTTTTCCAGGGAAAACGGGAACGCCATCCTGTCAGACAGGGCAGAAATGGCAGAAATCAaggctgattgattgattgattgattgattgattgattgatttagcaTTTACAAAG
The sequence above is drawn from the Lampris incognitus isolate fLamInc1 chromosome 5 unlocalized genomic scaffold, fLamInc1.hap2 SUPER_5_unloc_2, whole genome shotgun sequence genome and encodes:
- the LOC130131920 gene encoding uncharacterized protein LOC130131920, whose protein sequence is LVRTSPISSVDDLKTLLQEQTDSIEDEERQHDIPTNHTRGRYARSLVEAQLAQQAVCKVRTEVMEVTRSMLDRRNANFLLWPPCVEVQRCSGCCNTRALQCVPTVTATRYLQVIKIQYINRNPHYEKAIIPVEDHVSCRCQDPSSSSSSSSSAPVPRAPAQANPKPPPPPPQQPPAAPQPVPPAPPKTYASKADLHRHDDLKHNQQHYHVEERESVARQWQPGRYTQMARWTQPRVHHGPTHALAGGHPQTGVHTPTHPVTGAHGQAGSRASDARAEQGAGGGVRQAPPREGGPGSGSDGGKEDVGVHRDHSVGEVPHPDHAQRQQQQHHQVQHHQVQHHQQQHQYHQHKQHQQQPYQPYNHGLAAENPELRSQYRFNAPQSDSASPPGEPTAPPRLEPQNNSTSPALASQKYPAQTRADSTKHTEFKHGEQTETHTANRKAANERENPGPASSGASELANHKTDKDSDSIDRERSFTEEERRQKLLEIVKGDPDRPPRLHPHPADHHHHHPHPRPKPTKTAPTVAPGLPLLSRAPFRPALPRRRRKYRSRISKAAIRAMIM